GCTCGGCTCTTGAGGAATTATCGGTGAAGCGCCTGCGTAGCATCACCGATGGAGCTGCGGCTGAGCCTATTGGGCCCGGCGTAGCCGCTTCATCTCTCAAAACGATCTGCCTCAAGGAGCTATACAACGGACACTGTTTCGGTCCAGTTATTATCGGCGCGAAGAATTTAAGaaccttgaagctgatcaagtGCCCCGGCGATTGGGACAAACTTCTCCAAGTGATAGCGGATCGTGTCACTAGCTTAGTTGAAATCCATCTCGAACGGCTACAGGTCAGCGATAATGGCCTCGTGGCGATCTCGAGTTGTTTGGATCTGGAAATTCTGCACCTTGTTAAGACGCCAGAGTGCACGAACATGGGGCTCGTATTGCTTGCAGATCGTTGTAGGCTCTTGCGGAAGCTTCACATTGACGGATGGAAGGCGAATAGGATAGGCGACGAGGGATTAATTGCCGTCGCGAAAGGTTGTTCTAATCTTCAGGAATTGGTTCTTATCGGTGTGAATCCAACAAAACTGAGTTTGGAATCTTTAGCATCGAATTGCAAGAATCTAGAGCGCTTAGCTCTATGCGGAAGCGATTCAGTTGGTGACGCGGAGATTTCTTGCATTGGCGCGAAATGCGTGGCATTGAAGAAGCTTTGTATTAAAAGTTGCCTGGTTTCGGATCAAGGTTTGGAAGCCCTTGCGGACGGTTGCCCCAATTTGGTTAAAGTGAAGCTTAAGAAGTGTAAAGGAGTAACGCCTGAGGGCGCTGAATGGTTGAGGACGGCTAGGGAATCACTTGCGGTGAATTTAGATAATGGTGAGCCTGAACATCAGGATGCGAGTGCGAGTGACGGTGGAGCTCAGGAAAACGTTGTTGAATTTCGTCCTCCCATTCAGGTGCCTAGCCAAGTGGCGGCGGCTAATATTGTATCGGGCAGTACTGGTCGATTGAGTTCATGGAAATCGAGGTTAGGGGTGGCTAGCATTTTGAGAAGGTGGTCAAGTGGTAACAGCAGTGTCCGGGGTAGTTAGACAAAGAACCTGCGCAAAAGTTCCAACTCAAATTGCATCCTTGCTGTTGCTCCGTTTACATTGTTTTGTGTTGTATTATACGATTCTGTCTTTTTTCTTCTGGTATTTAATTTAACGTTGTGTGCTGTTCATTGCCTTTAGAATTGAATCTTTGCTGTTGCAAGTGGTAATTTCACACTTTTATCATTTCTGTTAATTTGGTAGACTCCCTTTCTTATTGAATGAGTGAAACACCTTCACTTCTTGTGTCTTTAGTTaccattttttataattaatgtctTTGAATACATGGAAGATTTGTTCCGCCAATTTGACTAGTACCCATTATTGCTCATAAAACAAAAAGGTTTGACTAGTACCCGGTAATCacaaaaataatgcattttttttttaaattatgataaGGAACCTTGGAGACATGCAAACGCATTATGCCTTTTACCCAGTGAGATTCCGGACCCTTATAATATGCTCATATCACATTAATCAAGTAAATTATCTGCTTTTCACCAATGGGACATGGCCCCTAGATATTGTATACACCCAAGAGTTCGAACAACACAATGCATGTTTTGATAACTGAAGGTTGcttattattagttttgtttgtttttgtagcaagaaaattCTCTAAAGCTTTTTCTATTTGCTAGTTCTCTTGATTTAGTTGATGGGAACATAGGCATCAGATATGTAAACTATTAAGTAATTAAGTTGGTTTCTGGAGAATTTCATCGGTGACCTTAGGCTGAGATGGAAATTGTGTTGTGTCTTGGAAGGTTGTGAGGTTTTGATTTCttattttggtaaaaaaaaaaaaaaaaaaaaaaaatattcacagGGAGATGATCAAAGAACAACTGTTTCCTTCATTTAAATGAATATCTATAGATACTTCATATTAGATTCCTTTTGTAAATGTATTGTCTTCCCTCTAGCTATTACATTCCACTTATTAAACAGTGTTATACTGTCAGTCTGCTACCCGCGGAGGCCGAAGGGGTCTTGTGCTGGTCCAATAAGTTTACATGTCATTCAAATCTGTAGTTATTTACAGAATTGCTGTCTTGAATTTGATGTTAAGTACGTTCAGGAGATTAGTCGTGGTTTCTGGTTTTGTGCTTTAAACTTTTCTGTTTTCATTGGTGAGAAATAGCAATGTTTAGGTGCTGCCTAAGGAAATGTAGTCAGTGCAGTGGAAATAGTTGGATGAGTTTACAGGCTTCTTTAGAGTGACTTAGGTACAACCGTACAGGTATCTGCAAAATATTGATTTACCTAAACTCCTTTATCTTTGAActtatttgttttcttgttgcaaCATTTTTTTCCAGTGAAGTGAACCCTAATTTTATTTCTCCGGTTTCATAAACTTGGAAATTTGCCTCTTACACTTCCATGCATGCACATCGTTGAAGATATTGTTAACTTCAGGAGTGAAATCTCTGTGCATCTAATTGGAGACACAAAATCAACCATTGACTTTTTTACATCTCTAGTTGCTATAAGTTTGGCCTTTTACTGAACAATCCAGGTTGATTACCCAAGCTTGCATCAAGCTTAAAACTGTTTCTGTTTCTATGCTCTATGGTCTGATGATTACAAGAATTTCCAGTACTCAAAAGTAGAGCATAATGTTATTGGTTGTGCACTGTTTGGTCAATAACTACTCTCTCTCTTGTAAAAGCCTATACGCCAAAGTCAATTATTTCTTGAGGATGAAGGCCCTTGGTGCTTGATCCTTCTCACGAGCAGGTTTGGTCTGAAGCATGAAGTCATGATATTTCTTCCATATCATGCAATAGAATTACTATTGTGCTGACATTAGTATGAGAATAGACAGATAGTCTACATACTTTTTAGTTGTTATGGTGTTTCTAATGGGCTAACAGGTATCTATGAGGTTTTATTGCATTGGCGTGAGAAGTTTGCCAAGGAGCAGCTAGAAGCTTGTACCTGGTAGTCTTTGGAGAAGAAATTGTTCCAATCATAAGTGATGCTATGGCATCACTTCTGGTGTCAACTTCTTGATGGGCTACATTGTCAATCGAGGGCGCATTTGACAGGAGATCCCCAGTTTATAAATGACAGGATTCATCGGTCTGCTCTTATTTTTTTGTCAGTAAATAAGGAGATTCGTTGGTCTGCTCTTGGTGCTTATTTcagcaaaaattaaaatataaaggtATATAAACTTTGTCTGTGTGTATGTTAATGGTCTTTATGTACCCAACATATTGCCAGTAGGTTGTTGTTCTTCTAATTTGTTTTGGAAACTTAAACTGATTCAATTTGGGTTTTGTCTTTGGTCCTGCTGGTTTTTTCCCGTGCAGAATAATACATGAGAATGTGACAATGTATCAATTATGCATAAAAGTTTTGATCCATGGTCTCAAATTTGCAAAGCAGACATATTTTGAGATCATTCCGTTTTAGATGTCTAGCATTTTTCAATGTTTGCATGTACGTAACTTGTTACTtgcataaatatttaattacagCAGTGATGCTAATGCTGACACTAACGATGTCTTTAGGGAATTGAATTCAAATTGGGTGAAGGTTATATTTCTTACACCAGTGAGAGGCCTTAATTTTGCTTTTGGTAACATGTTATTGTATGGTGTGATCTTTATATGTGTGTGAATGGAAGTAATTTAGTCTGCAATTGATTAGGCGGTAGCCCAAGCCAATGTTGGCAACCATCATTAAGGAGaacttttatttttgatttgcAAAAATGTAAAATACTTCTACTGACGAAATTTTTATTAGGAGGAAAAAAAGGGCTACCAGGGCTTTgaattcttcaatttgaagactTACAAGAAGACATAACTGTTGGCTTATGTGGCTTGATACTCAGGTTTGATAGTCTTATTTGTAGAATATATCTCTGGAGAATGCATATTAATGTGGCTATAGTGGAATGCATATTAACTATATTAATTTGGTAAGATCTACATTTTCATGTACAATAACATTTTGTCCAAGCGTagaattttctcaaaaatttgGCTATgggcttctttttctttttcttttttttttttttgtgtaaaatataaaactaaaaagGGATTTTGCATGGTTTTTCACCATTGCCTGGGAAATGTAATTCACTGAACATAGGCATTTCAAtgcatctttctttttcatatgcACCAAACGCAACCCTTCAAGCATGCCATGATTTGATCTTTGTCTATACGTGATGGTGGGTGAAGTTATATGCACTCAAGTTTTTTGACAAGTACAAGTTGATTGATATACACTTAAGAGAATGTACATACTGGTAGTTGCTGTCTACCAGCTCTGAACGAaaatgtcatttatttatttatgataatcTATGATCAAAGATATAAAGCAAGGATATTAGAAACCATCAAAGAATACGATAAACCCACAGCAGCCTCATCTCTGATAAAGAATATGCAGGTATATATTATCACAGTGAGTTTTTTATTCTTTCCCAAAATATTTTGCATATTGTAGCATGTAAATATGTCCAACATCGACCTAATTATGCTTGAAGGCTATGAGCAAGAGTAGATATCTCTGGAGTTAATATGTTGTTTTCCTATGAATCTCTGGTTATCTACCATACCATTGACTGCACGGCCAGCAGATATAAGCCCTTGTTTTGACGAGAAAATGTAGACAGTATATACATCTATGTTGTGATGATTTGGTTCTGTGATAATGTTTGCAAggtagcccaagtggtaagggcgAATATGTGTGCATTTGTCCCATGTCATAGGTTCGATTTTTCCCAGAGATCAAACTGCGATTTATGTGGGTGGTTATGATGGTGGGTTGCTGTGCTAGTCTGTCTGGGGAtttaggttccatgggtgagtctTAAGAGCTCTGCCGTGGAGTGGTTCCCCCtatcatcaaagaaaaaaaaaattgttgctgTCTTAACCATAACTTCACTGATCTACAGCTCAAGCGTTAGGAGGTGTTATCAAGCTGAAAGCTCATGGGTTTTATTAAACAGCTGGATATTAAAGAGGTTGCTGAATGACTTGGAAATGTTCAGATACTTGAAAATGATTATGAAAATAGAAATACCATTCACCAAATGAGATGGATGGTGTTTAGGTAATGACGTAGAGTTGAGTTTCCATAGAAACTGCTTAACTTGAACTTGGCAATGACAGAATAGACGgagaaaccttccaccaaagaAGCACGGCTTGCTAAGCAAAAGTACTGTGTACCAACAATTTTGGGTCTGCCAAGAGTTCTTAACTTACTGATTTTGAAGCATGGCCTTACGGACAAGGCGCATTTTGGGCGCTTTTCTTGTCTAATCAATCTGCGTGACAAATAAGTAGGGCCGACAATTAAGGTTGCGTTTAGATCTCATGGGTTAAATTgaattatgaatagtaatattttgtaaatattattaagatAGATCTTCTTtaagttaaaatgagtttaatttttcaaattaaaatatacgaAATAGGTTGAAAAATAACATATCGTCAGTACTTTTCTTGTTGAATCAATGTACCTGACAAATAAGTCATACGACAAATAAGAGATGTGATAACGTCATATGGTCGCAATGAAATAAGAACGTTGTATATTgaataaatcttaattttttttaaaatttcatgtatttaaaatattaaaagggtGCTCGTCTCATGAAAGTTGCTGTTAATAAGACTATGGTTTGTGTCTTTGTGGGTTCTTATAAGAGATCATAAATTGACgtgtttatattataaaattatttttattgtaaaataaatttaatgtattatataaaattttgtccgttaatagatttatttttatagaatatcTTTGTGGCTACAATGCAGCATTCTTCTCTtcttacaatattaattaattaatatttataggaattactacaaatattatttttgagtttatCATTTCAACCATTggtacaatatattttaaataatgttttaaatcaagtaatttaataataaaaatagaaaggaaaatgGCAAAATTTCTCCTCAACTGGACTGGGAAAAAGGGAAAttcataaaaaccaaaaaaagggATGGAAGTTGTTGTCCGAAGCGCAGTGTGCTGTactttaatttccctttaatttCCCTCGCAGTGCTGTCCCTTTGGAGCCCCTCGCAGTATTTGGatctcacagagagagagagagagtagaaaaGAGAGACTGAATGGAATTTCTAGGGATTGATTTCGGCTGTGCCGTGGGATCTCTCCGCCATGGCAAAATCCCTGACAAAGACTGCTTGCTGCCTCTCATTTCCAAGCTCCTCGGCTATTGCATAGTCGCCGCTTCCACCACCGTCAAACTCCCCCAGGCacactttccttcttttttgttgttttgttttgttttgattattttcAATCATAATCATGGCTGTGATCCCGCTGGTTGAAATTACATTCCTCAAGAGTTAAGATGCGTTGAATTAGGGGTTTGACTTCAACTCTGGCTCCCTAGCTGCCTGTCTTATGTTTCTAAATTAGAACGACGCGTTTGGAAAAGATTGGCTATTCGTTGGTCGGTTTTATGATTATTAGCCTCGAAATAAACTGTTCGGAATAATTTCTTAAATGCTTTACAGACGCAGAAATTATgggtttcctttttctttcttcgatGGGGGGGACatggattttgttatttttttcttggcatTCGAACGAAggctaatatttatttaaagcaTATAATGTCTTCCAAAAGCTATTGGTTATAATCATGAACTGAGTTATGGAATTAGAATCCGTAGAGTTTGAAAAGAATGTGGCGAACTATgttgttttttttatgaattttatgaTCCCCTAACATGCATTTGCTAATTAATTTTAATGAGCCTGGTTCTGGCACCCTGGGCATTTAATTCAATCTCTCATGCAGTGCATATATTAAAGCTCGTGGTTTATTTGACGTATGCTCTAGCAAGTGCTTTTGCTTTGAAACTGCAGAtactaaaaattttgaaaaacagtAGTGTCAGAGGCCTTAGTCTTGTCGCCTTTGAGCTTGAAGTAGTTGGCTACACAATTGCTCTGGCATATTGTCTCCACAAAGGGCTTCCCTTTTCAGCTTATGGAGAGTTGGCATTTCTTTTGATCCAAGGTATGTAGGTgtgcaaaacaaaatacaaagccATTATTGTGTGTGTAATGAACTGTAGATTTTCTGTACTCATATCACTCATAATCCCTAAATTTGTAGAATTTTTAGTTAAAAGATGAGTGCCTTTTgtaatgtatgtatgcatgtatgtaccTTGAATTATAGAATCTATATTTTGGACTCAGAGAACACTTGGCATAAATGTAAGGAACCCTAAACGTTTTCACTTATTACAGCAATGTTTTTTCCTTGATTGAtaccaaataatattatttgtttcTTTAGTATCTTGTGGTTCAATATTATATGTTGCTGTTTGTAGTGAATGCACTAGAAATTGGACCGGAATCATTAGAGTTGATTATAGTTAAGGTTAATTTATGAGGTTAGTCTGCCTGTACTACAATCAGGCAAAAACTCAAATTTTGACACAAAAAGCATTTGTTGAATCCTGAttattatctgttggttggctctATTGGAACCCTGGATTAGGTATTGCCTCTTGGATCAGATAACTTTGCAATATGAAAGATCTAACATACTTCCTCTTGTGCTTATCTGTTGCAGCTTTAATTTTAGTTGCCATAATCTACTATTATTCACAACCGTTGGGCACTATAACATGGATCAGGGCATTGCTGTATCCTTTTTTCTTGCCATAgagtttttggatttttctcAAGTATGCATCATGTGAGATAAAAAATATGTTCAATCTTTTCCTTAATACGATGGTTTTTCAGATATTGTGCAGTAGCACCAACTATTCTAGCTGGTCAAATTGATCCGGTTCTCTTTGAAGCCCTATATGTCAGTACAATCTTTTATCTCTGATTTTCAGATATTGGAGTTTGTCACAGttatcttttttcccttttatttgcGATCGTTCTCTTTATGGGGGGACTGATTTTCAAGTACATGCATTTCAAATGTCAGGCTTGTTTAggcttttttcctttttcttgaatttgaagGCTCTGTACATATGGAGTTTGCCTAATGTGGAAATGATCTGTTACAGGCATCTCAGCATGCAATTTTTCTCTTTGCCAGGATCCCACAAATATGGAAGAACTTTTCTGTGAGTTAAATAATTAATCCCTTGTTATGCTGCTCAATTGGTTGTTCATAATGGTTGTGCTgtgatctaattttttttcatcttgttCTTTCCTATTGCAAGAATTCCACAAATTCCCTTTCTAAATACTTGTGTGAAAATACTGGTCCACTTTGTTGTTGGCCCCAATGGTCCATAACTTCTTGAAGTTACTAAATATACCAATATGAATTGTGTAtattgtgattttctttcttatcaaaaaaaaaaaaaaaaaaaagaaaagaaaagaaaaaagaattgtgCATTAGAGTCTCTGCAACCAGAAGTTGCATATATGCTATTAAATGTCCTGTTTTCTGTTTCCTAGTGATAATAGAGCAGATTCCATCCTAAGAGGCAGTTGTGTATATACTTTATTGTGGGTGATAGTGGGTAAGAAGATTTAAAACAGGCTTCTTTGATTGTTGGTAAGAAGATTTCAGGATGATTCAATCAGTTTCCAAAAGATGCAATACcgaattttgatttgattctGTTTGCAAATGTATTCTTACATTCTTTTGACAATCTTTTACATATGGATTTTCTATTACTTGAGTATTCACACATGTGGTAGcctcttatttttgttttggtgaaCAACCATTGCCTGAGCAGAACAAAAGCACAGGGGAGCTCAGCTTCATAACATGTTTGATGAATTCTGCTGGTTCCATGGGTAAGTTCATATTTTAGTGGAGCTGTTAGTGTTGATACACACACCCACACACCCCGACACACATTCAACAAAGTCATGGAacttaattctttcttttgtagTGAGAGTTTTTACGAGCATCCAGGAAAGAGCACCAAGAAGTGGTATCcttgtttcatatttttaatgactcctttctctcccacaatAGGTATTTGTGTTCCTTTCTAAGTTGCTCCAAAAAGAGTTTTTGAAAATGGAAGCATTTTAGTTCAATGAATTTTcacatttttacttataaacaaatttaattttcagaatTTTCAAAATTGAATTCACTTCATTTCCTAATTTTAGCCTTGCTTTCTTTTCCGTGTTTGTTTAAGGGATTTGATGAAGAGTGACTGTTTCATTAAAATACATgtcatttgtgtgtgtgtgtgtgtgtgtgttctcaaCATGGGACTGAGAATATGTTTCAGTTTTATTAAGagttagttgaaaaaaaaaaaaaaagagatagtTGAACATTGGTGATGATGAATGCCAGATATAAGATGCTCATTTGTAATTTATTGAAACCTACCaacaaaaaattgtaatttattgaaaaatataaggttttagaaaattaaaataagaaggAAATTTAGCTTCATAATCTGTTGGTAATGGTATATCAACAAGTTATATCAAGTATTGTGATGGATTGTTTTAAATCTAACTCTGTCAATGATCTCTATTCTCTCATATGTAGAACCTgttttatattgttatttttccaTCCTTCCTCTATAAAAAACACAATATCTGTGAGGAAAGAATTGTCTTATAGTATTTTTGGTATTGTAAAAGATGCTGAAATAAAACCATCTGTATGCTTTTTGTGCACAAAATATGGTTCTAGTTCAATATTAACGCCATTTTTAATGATATTCAAAATTATGCTTCACATGCCCCAATTTTCTAGTTGCTAAGCAACACCATGTACACTATGATTTCTGCCTTTTTTATGCTGTTGGTGCCTATTGGCATATATGTTTTCAACCAATTGCTGTCCTTAattcttttgaagttgtttggGGCTCTGTAATTGGTATTGCAACCAATGTTACCATcctgagtcagatcattatatacCGAAAGCCTCATGCCAAGGTAGAGAAGAAAACAAAGTAGAACGAAAACCCATCACGGGTAAAAACCCCAAGAGGTGTTGGAAGTTGTCAACATACAAGTTCACAAGTGCTTGAGGtgtctcttctttcttttcaagcGTAGCTTAAATTCTAGGTTCAAGGGTATTCCAAGGGGGACAGCTTATATAAATGCATAGACAAATGGTGAAACTATTGATCAATTTGACATTCTTACTGTTTATCAGGTGATAAATATTCTATAGTTTATTGTAGACTTTCATCATAATTTCCTTTATGGAGTGCTAATTTCAgaagtaatatatatttttttgataagtaatatattttattttaaggttGAATATTAGGCGCTACTTTGCATTAGACggtcatttctttttttttcttttttcagtgATTTGTTCCCCCTTGCTGCACACACGTGACAGGATCACTGGCTACTTGCTAGGGTCAAAACCTTGGGTAAGATACAAGTATGCAGCAGTCCCACTTGCTGCGCTTGGCTGCCCGACCTGTAGAGCATTTCCCTGCTTTCGCCCCCCCTCTTTTTTATTTGCTAGACTTAAGAGGAATGCGTCGTGGGTTATACACCTACTTTGACCATTGGTTTATAGctgaaaattttctaaaatggaGGGTCCACGATCTGTCTCTTACCTTTGCTGAAAAGAGGAACGACATGTGGTGCCACGCGTGTCGATGGCGGCAAGTGGCCCCTTATGCGCCAGGTGAATCAGGCAAGCCTTTGTGCCCTACAGGGTCAATGACATGAATGAACTTCAAGGAAGCGTGGATGCGGTCCAACAAGTGGTATTAAAGTTAGATGTTATGACTCATGATGATGGAGGCATTATTTCTTGTTGGTGTGCGTCCACATTATCACTCCTTGTAATTTCTCTAAAACTAAAAGCCTACGAGGTGCGATGTCAGCTCACGATCCAATAGTTTTTACATGAATTGTTTCATGGGTAACTTCAAAAGGCTTTATCTTTCTTCCTAccatgaatataaataaaaaattaagtcaCTTCGTTAAACTTGTATATAGCTCTAGTTTTCAAACATCATGAATGCCCAAGGTCTAGGCTATCATAAATAGGGGGGGTAACAGGTTTGGTTTGGTCTAGATTTGgacatattttataatcaaattaGTATATATCGTTTTTGAGAATTGAAGAACTAATATCAAATTAATTCATTCCTGAAATCGATAATTTCGACTTTACCGGTTTCGGTCTTATTCGATTTGGTTTTACccatttttttgatgtattagCAAGGTCGGACGCTTGGGAAGTCGAGCTCGAAACAACAAAccgataaattaaaaaaaaaaaaaaattgcctagatataaaaatgatatgcaacaaaaaataagaattatagtaaaactaatataatatacatatattattttataataattatattaattaacatatattagtatagtattgaatttaactatattactgtattttatataaattacacTACACTTTTTATGTATAAGtgtatatgatcaaatgtgtagaaatgtatttatcaaatagaatatatattataacttattatgctataaaatgtatttactcttgacataacatatataaatatcaagattaggtttatattaataacttaatattaatgttcatgtttaaaattaagattttatgttatattaattttttgttttaaaattaagatttatatgttatatcaaatcttatattaattttatgttattagattattatacatgaataataagattttaaaatttcatattatattaattagcaatttaacatatactatatataatataatataaaaatgatatattatataaataaatcatataaaaaatattttatatgaatattaagtatatatataaaaaggttcattgataaaaaaataaaatcaaaaccaGACTAGTTTGGAACCAATTTTGCAAAGTTGGAATACGTACCATTAGTTTGGCCCTAATCATAGAGTTCCAATATCTGTGAATGTGGGTCTCCCCTCTCATCAAGCTTTATGACCTTCTAGTTTGATTCTTTCTTGGCCATTAGCACGAGATGGTCAAAAGCAAAGAATTGAAATGATTAAATGGcaagaattatttattatattatgtttaaaagattaggaaagttgtaataattaaattagataaaaaagataatttgagataatttttataGTTGAACTGTTACGTCTATTGTTTGTTCCTCATCAATTCGTATAGAATTGTTCCTTTCAATAAAacctttcttattatttttggtCATATGgttcaaatgaaatgaaatgaggtgttttattaaaaattaaataaaattttattatgataaaattttttaatattaatttaaatttaaaatttaaaaaaattaaattatttattatattttatatagagatttaaaaaaattataacggttaaatgagataatatgaaataaaatagtttaaatttaaataaatgaacGGAAGACTACttgtttccattttttttcccatttccaAAGAGAAATCAAAATTGTATGAACAATTACATTCCATTcactgaaaataaataaataaataaaaattgtagtGAACAAAGTACGGGCAAAATGAATAACCTTCGGATTGCTTGAAAGGACAGCCTGTCTGCACcttccatttaaaaaattaatttaaaattcttcAATATATAGCCTTTTATCCTTTCACCTCTTTATTTACCTCTTTATAAGcaagtaatttataaataaattaagtgattaaaaattattaaattaaataaagtgaGAGCATCGAACAATCATTTCAAATCAAAATACACAGATGTAAcataagatgataaaaaaacaaaaaacaaaaaaaagaatttgTAGCTAAAAATTTGACTCCCACTCATTTTCTACGAATGGAAAGCTACTTGAAAcgatttttgtataatttgataaataaattattaaatgacaACTGTAAGTCGTAGTAGATTGTTGTGTACTGCATTTTGTTGGTGGGAATTAGCTAAATGAAACTTTCATGACCATTTTATTTTGATCATTAGTTAGAGAAAGCagaaacataaaaaagtaaCAACTAGAAGATAAGTCAATTCACCGGAAAATGACTGTCATTAGCTATGGAGATGTGTGTGGTTCATGCACCACCCTTGGAAAGAAGGTAAAGGTCGGATTTAAGATATTTGAAGCCTCTTATCCTTGTG
This is a stretch of genomic DNA from Carya illinoinensis cultivar Pawnee chromosome 15, C.illinoinensisPawnee_v1, whole genome shotgun sequence. It encodes these proteins:
- the LOC122295537 gene encoding F-box protein At1g47056-like — translated: MGQSTSTAAILGRREINQSDTSKTKSMALIYPMHVEDTGGYEGMIDGGGPDYISTLPEDCLACIFQSLGSGDRKRCSLVCRGWLRIEGQSRHRLSLNANSELFPIISSLFSRFDAVTKLALKCDRRSVSIGDEGLILISLKCRNLTRLKLRACRELTDAGMEGFAKNCKGLKKLSCGSCTFGAKGMKAVLDNCSALEELSVKRLRSITDGAAAEPIGPGVAASSLKTICLKELYNGHCFGPVIIGAKNLRTLKLIKCPGDWDKLLQVIADRVTSLVEIHLERLQVSDNGLVAISSCLDLEILHLVKTPECTNMGLVLLADRCRLLRKLHIDGWKANRIGDEGLIAVAKGCSNLQELVLIGVNPTKLSLESLASNCKNLERLALCGSDSVGDAEISCIGAKCVALKKLCIKSCLVSDQGLEALADGCPNLVKVKLKKCKGVTPEGAEWLRTARESLAVNLDNGEPEHQDASASDGGAQENVVEFRPPIQVPSQVAAANIVSGSTGRLSSWKSRLGVASILRRWSSGNSSVRGS
- the LOC122295538 gene encoding mannose-P-dolichol utilization defect 1 protein homolog 2-like; amino-acid sequence: MEFLGIDFGCAVGSLRHGKIPDKDCLLPLISKLLGYCIVAASTTVKLPQILKILKNSSVRGLSLVAFELEVVGYTIALAYCLHKGLPFSAYGELAFLLIQALILVAIIYYYSQPLGTITWIRALLYCAVAPTILAGQIDPVLFEALYASQHAIFLFARIPQIWKNFSNKSTGELSFITCLMNSAGSMVRVFTSIQERAPRSVVWGSVIGIATNVTILSQIIIYRKPHAKVEKKTK